The Capricornis sumatraensis isolate serow.1 chromosome 15, serow.2, whole genome shotgun sequence DNA segment TGCAGCAGTGCAAATTAAACCTATGTGCATTGGGTTATGAATAATCTTTTGTTTCAAAGAAGGCAAAAGCCTCTGTCTGATTTAACAccaaagaataaatttctctGACTTGTCCAAGTAAACCTAAACACATTCTATTGACAAACCGGACACAGGGGATTTTTCTAAATACCATACATAATTACACGTTTACACACTTAGAGGGTAATCCTATGATACAAGTTCAATCTCTATTTTTAAGGACTATcacccaaaaagaaaagaagattccTAAGTCAAAGGAAATGTGGAAAATGACCATAGGCTTGGGAATTCCCTCAAATCCAGAAAATTCCAGGTTAAGGCTTGAAGTTGAAtcattcccaggtctaagctAAAGTTAACAAGAATACAAGGCAAACAATTTCTTTGGGGACAAAGCAGCATTGTGTCAATGAGACCCTCTCCTGCAGGGTAAAAGTCATTCTTCCCCACACTGTAAATGGACCCCGAGTTTCATAATTAGCAGATAAACTCACAGGAACCAAAGCTGACATATGGATAAAAGCAGTGAGATCACAGTACACCAAAGTATCATATATATCGAAGAAATAATTCAGTGTCTTagatttttctataaaaatttgtGATCTATATATAGGACTTCATTCACATGGACACTAACAATAAGGAGTATTTGCTTTGGCGGTAGTGGATCACACATCTGCTTATCTTgatcttaatatatttttttttacatcatgTTCTGAGTACACAGATGTGAGTCAGGTAGCATTTGAATCCCCCACATCATATACACAGCTGAGGTGCCCCGCATCCGGCATCCCCCGGGGTCCTCGGTTCACTGACGTTAGCCACATGAATCCAAGGTCTGAACTCAGAGCAAAAAGCTTAGTTTTTGCACAATCAGTCAGCATAGATAATAAATCCAGAAAATGtgctgtatttgttgttgttgcctccGTGGGCTTTCCCGCCATCTAACTTGATGTAGACTTCATCTCCTGGCTCCAGATGAAGGACCACACTGTTACTCGCATAGTCGTAATTCTGATCCGCATCTTGGGCAATTGCGCTGGCGCGCACCTGTGTGAAACAGACAAGAATTAGAATCTgcaaaagagattttctttttttttttttttgccattcacACAGCACGATAAATAGACTGGCCATCAGGGCCCTGAATTTAGCACAGCCAAGTCCACCTTGGCCTTGGGGCTTTATGAGGATATCTTTGCAACGGTTTCAACTACGCtattggaaaacagaaaatagtgCTTTTCTGATGGTCATTgtagcagtcttttttttttttttcaactatatGTGGTAAACAATGCATACCAATCTCTTCTCTTCCTAAATCAGGACTTTTCTAATTCCTTGTATCTCTATTCCCAATCACTTCCTGAAATGGCTgttgttttttgcattttaatttaaacCAAGCATCAGTATTCTAACCAGTTGTCTATGAGTACAGAAGTTCAAACCAAACTTCAGTTGGTCCCTCTGATGattagaaaactgagattcaTGGTATGTAGAGATTCAGAGAAATCTGACTCTTCTAACTCTACtatccagaaagaagaaaagaagaaatctttTTGATTTGGGGCTTTCAAAATCTAATTCAAGGAAAAGCCTCTGTACCTGAATCAAACATTATTGGTTTAAAAGTTTTCATAGTTCTTATTTCTATTTGTGCCTTTTTATTACTTACTTGTGGACACTTAAACTATTTAATTTCAATACATCTAAAACTTACAGAAGGAACAACATTCCCATGATTTGATGTCTCTAAAATTTCTAGAATTTTTGAATGATCTCATGGAATACCCTTTTATATTTAGGTGATTCTAAATGTGTGGTTTGCTCTGAGGATGGAGGTTTGCTTATATTCCACTCAGGTTGAGCCTGTGATCTCATTAGAGAGCTGACAGACACTTCCAAACAGTCCAATTCCCCATCATATCAAGTAATATGGACATTCTGTCACATTCTCAACTCCAATTAGGCTTCACATTCATTTAGTTGTATTTTGAGTCTaccttggaaaaaaaatttttcaatagGCAGACTTGTACTTGATTTATttcagtaaaacatctactttgtGGCTTGTTTCTATTCCACTGTAATGATATTTCCCCAAATAACACAGCGAGTGATTTAGTGGTTTTGTAAACCTGTACTATGTAATAATGCATGACTTGGGGTGCAATATGTGGGATTTTATCACTTGGCAAAATGAGAGAAATGAGACATAAGTCAAGcatttccattcctttctttcaaaatttaGATGGTAggttttcaaattaaattttcatgTGGTATGTTCTCACAGTAATGCTGAAATGTTAAAAAAGGAGAAGGCTCTTTGACACTGCTGAACTTGTAATTCGAGTAgtattttaagcatttctttctGGATATCAtatggcaaaaggagaaaagggcttAAAGATTTAGAATCATTTAACACTGTGCTAATTGACACTAATATAGTGAAAGCAATATATAATTATGCTGAGaagcactgattcaaatgtatacaCCACTTTAGTGAAGTCATCTGTTTTGaacattaataaaaatacaacttAATGTCATAATATTTCTTAGAAATTAATCCATTAGATGATAGGAGTTGGATGCTTTGATTCACTAATTTCATCTGGTCATTACATTCCCAGGAGAAAATAATCTACAAGGAGGACAGCATTCTtaggacttgatttttttttaatgtgtggatTTTTAATgagtgagaaaaattaaaatacaaaataatagctAGCCATATTAGTAATATATGAATTATCAATCTATAATAGGTTTCTCTCCTAATAATCAGCCACACATTTTTATTTAGCACTTCAGGTATTTAGTATGAAATTCTATGGGCATTGTGCTTTAACACTGTTTTCTTCATGAGGGCATTTGAGAATTGGGATGATCAAAATCCATTGATTTAGAGATAACAGTCTTAAACACATAAATAATGCAATTTTGTTCTATTGCATTATGGGGTCTAACCACATTTATTCAGTAGGTGTTACCATGAAAATCTGCAAATGCATTAGGGTGATCCCACAGACTGGAAGGTTACCCAGGTTACCCTTACAGTTTTCACTTCCTTTGTTGGATAAAGCCAGTGTGATTGCTTTTTAATGAAAGTGATTCTCTAAGATTTTAACCTGTACTGTACCATAATACTCTCCCAATTAAATACGTGCCATATTCTAGTGTACTTTGCTGGATTTTTGTATGCCTGCTCACCTGATCATACTATGAAGGTATAATGGAACTTGAAATTTCAAGCTCTAGTATCCAGCCCAGTAACTTCCAACAATTCTTCCTTTAAGCCATCAAACTATTGAGGAAAGTGATGTATCTACCCTGGAGACTATTTTCAGGTTCCAAAATGTGTACTGATTTCAGCATTTTCTCTGAGAGTTTGATCCATTCTTTTCTTTGCCCCATATACCCATTTCTACCTAAATGTACTCTAATATCTTTTCATCTTATAAGTTAACTATTTAGATTCTGCTGATCTTTAGTGCATGTTTCACAGCCCCTAAAAAGATAATTAATTTGACACTTCATGAATCTTGCTAATAAATTAATACCAGTCCACAAACTGCCCATTATTTCCAATATATCTCATATTTACTGGTGCCATGACTAATAAATTCTTAGAGTAAAAATGgatctttaattattttatagttcTTATCTTaagccagttttattttttattacagtagcttattattattttttctttccagaaaattagagTAGCTTATTATAGTGGTATTATAGTGACTGGATTCAAATAGCTGCATTTTTTATTCaggaaacaaacttaaaaaaaaaattcctgtctcTGTTAAAGCTATTTGAGTCCAACTTTTGCCTTTAATATGCACTGTCATGGGCTTTTAACACATGGTAAGATTAAATTTAGGTTGATGGTTTCATGGGGAATATGAGAATCGTGGTCCTTTTAGTTCTCTGTTTGTGAGGATATAATAGGTTATGTTGCCTTAGCATTATCTTATTAGTGAGGGTTTATCATTAGAGACAATATTTATGGTAACATTTGCTAATTTAATTAATTGCTACTGATGCTCTcgtaatttcattttcattgtacTTCTGTGGAATCATAAACAAAAGGTTAAGTGGTGTATCAGGTTAATTTACTGGCCTTTGATGTTTCCATCTGTGATTCTGCATTCAAACACAAAGCATAAATAAAATGGCTCTCATATGGTTACGGTCCAGAGGCATTCCTCTATCCTAGAGTGAACTgcttttttagtttaattttttgtgCTTCTCAAATCTGCTTAATCCATAGAACATTACACTGACATGGATCTCTTGAGTTTCTGTTTTATGAAAACAAATTAGGTCAGCTCAGAAGAGGGTACTGCTGTCTAAGAAGTGATCAGACAAGAGTAAAATTGAAAATCAAGGATCAACtctttctttaatattaatttaaaaaagattttgtaAGATTTGTCATTTGTAATGCTTGCAGACCAGACTTTACAAAATAGTTCTATTCTGGAGATAGAATTTCTTAACACTAATATTGTAATAACCATTTTGCAAAACAGTCCTTGCTGAACTCAAAAATATATTGTTTGCtacggtatttgtttttctgaataaCTTGTTGCTCACCTTTTATAGAAGCAGCAGCTTAATAATGCCAATGAAAAGCATTATACATTATCAGGTcagctgttttgcctttttttttttttccctgatccTCACAGAATGCATATCCTAGGATGATACAAAGAAACCTTCGACACTccaaacaatgaaataattttaaaaaacaaactgcaCATGGAACACATATATGGCATGGTTTTCCTGGAATCTAAATCTGGCCTCAGCGTCAACATTTAACCTAATTTAAATGTACTGCTCCCCAGCTTTTCATGCAATTGCAATTTCCAGAGACTTAAAGATGTGTGCTTTTATACTCTGGCTGAAACAacttgaatcttttttttaatttgaattaataCCTCCAAAAACAATCTCTTCAGCCTGACAGTATTTGCTAGACTTAATCTTTGAGTCAGAAGGCagccaaaatgtaaataaatgggtGCCTCATCACTGCCTACTGAGGGGCTGTTCACAAATCATTTTGTTAGGGTGACACAATAGCTCTATTTTGGTTACAATGAGTCATGCCATTTTTAGCCATTTACCTATAACGAAGCCACTGCTCtgtgaataatttttatttatcttaatattattttcatgCATAATAACTATAATAAACAACCCTGTCAGTGCCTCCTGGTGgccatttttcctcttttttgttcTATCCGACCTTAGGGTCCCTTAAGCCATTTACTTCTGAATTCCTTTAGAAGTGAGGGGTGATAGGAATGAGAACGAAAGGATATTCCGccctttctcttatttatttagagCATTTGTGTTTCACTTTGGAAGAATTCTGACACTGTGAATTGTGTGTTTGGAATAAATTCTGGTTTAATGTGGCTTAATAGAAACCAGGGTTATAGCTAGAAAGGTCTCAGTTCAAGGGACAAGCGACCTGAAGCCTGAGAATCCTTGTTATATCACAGTTGGCCCTCGCAGGGTCATGGGGAGCCGGGTGGAGGGGGGACTCTGTGCCACCCGAGAAGCAAAGTTAAACCCAAGAACTCAGCCCAGACTGCAGGCTGCAAGGCCCCCCTCAGCGGCTGCTGATTTACCGTGTGCTGAGGGTCTGATTACACCCTGAGGTAGATACAAATATGATTTTCCTCCCCTGACTAAGAGATCAGACACACTTCGGTTTTGCAAGGACTGCGAATTTCTCAAGGCATCGGGAAAGTGGCCCCAGCCTAACACCGCAGACCAGTGGCCCTTGGAGCAGCGCGCAACGGCTTGGCTCAGGGGAGCAAGTCGTCTGGCCGAGGGCTAACCTGAGGCTATTTCACAGTCCAGGCCAAGGCCCCCGCTGCTTGTGAGGGAAAGGTTGGGTTGGAGAGACCCTCACGAAGGCGCCCTGGGGCTCGCTGGCAGGGAGGCTCATCGCCCCGGGGTTGGGTTGGGCCACCAGCTTCCTGACCACCCGCATGTGCCTCCTCCGGCTCCAGCCAGTGGAGTTTGGGCTGTGTGTTTGGCAGCGTGTTTGATGGCACAAACCCAGGATTCTCAACTTTTCCTTTTGTTAGCAGCACTTATTGCCTCTCCCCCTTCTTCAGCTGAAATCTAAACCAGAGTTTTGCATCTCGAATTTGACTACTTGTGAGTTTATCTGGGCCTGGCGACCGCGGATCCCATGGTCCTGCCTTGGCCCGGGGTGCGCCCTGGGCTCGGACTCACTCCTCCGCGcctcttctattttttcctttgggcCCAGGTCTTTCTCCCTCGGGTTTGTCACGCTGGCACGCCCACTTCTGGCTCCCCTAGCCCTCCCAATTCCCGGCAAAACCTGACAGTGACCCCACGCTGGTGAGCATCCCCCAGCCGGGGCGcgcggtggggggagggggggcgtgTCGCTTTCTCCTCCGGGACTGCCCGAGGTGCACGAACTGTCCCGGACCGAATCCTGCTTCCCGCTTCTTAGGGTCGCGCGCACCGAGCGCAGGTGCCCGGGCTCGGGAGCCACCCTCGCCCGGCCTCCGGGCGCTCTTCGGCGTACGACCCCCGCCTCCCCAAGGTGGAGACAGCATTCTCCCTCGCTCGAAGCTCCCGGGAGCGGGAGCTGCCGCGCCCTTCCTCCGAGGGCTCCCACCCCCCATTTCCGGGGTCTCCTCCCTCTTGCCTGCACCTTCCCGCGCGCCCTCCCCGCCCTACGCCTGCTCTCACCTGGTTGTTTTTGCAGAGATCAGCCCACATGCTGGTGCCATCCCCTCCTCGCATCAGAACGTGGTAGGTGAAGAAGTAGATACCCGGGATGGAGCAGGTGAACTTGCCCGTGGTGGGATCGTAGTGGTTCCCGAGGTTGGTGACCACGTCGTCGAACTTGAGCACCTCGTAGCCTTCGTGCTGCCGCTTGAGGCCGGCGTAGAAGGCGATCTTGGGCACCGTGCTGTAGGTGGCGGCGCTGATGGCCCCGGCTGCGTTCAGGCCCGGCGCCCCCGGCGGGCCCGGCAGGCCTTGGCGGCCGGGCTCGCCCTTCTCGCCCGGGGGGCCCACGGGGCCCGGCGGCCCGGGCTCACCCGGGGGTCCCCGCGGGCCCGCCTTCCCCGGCCTGCcggcctcgcctttggggccctGGATGAAGGTGGGCAGGGACTGCATGAGGCCGCGGTCGGGCGTGGCGGCCGTGCTGGGCGCCTTGGTGCCCCCATAGGGGTCGCAGACCATGCGGCAGGTGCCCAGCATCTCGTAGTGCGCCGACGTGCCGGCCGAGCTCACCAGCACCGGGATGAGGAtcaccagcagcagcaccatcaccacccccaGCGCCCCGGCTGCAATCAGGCGCCTCCTGCTGCCCACCAGCCGGCTCAGCGCGGGGCGATCCTCTTGTCTGCTTTTGGACAAAATTTTGAAGGTTGGGCGGGGACCTCCTCAGAGCCGAAAACAACCCCCTGCGAACCCCAAGTCCCCTGGGCGGGCGCGCGCCGGCCGCTCCTCGCGGGCTCTGGCTCTCCCCCCAGCTGAGGCTGCGGCTGGGGAGGGAGCTCGGACGCCAAGTGACTTGAGCTGAAGTCCCGAGCTGGGggtgcgggtgggggtgggggcggggggaggggtgcGCAGGGCGCCCTCTCGCCTCCCGTGAGCCCCTCGCACCTGTGGCTGCCGGGCGCCGGCGCGGCCGCCCTGAGTGCAGAGCAGCCGCCGCCTCTCGCGCTCGCCCGGGCCGCTCACACTTTTATGCCGCCGCCTGCGATCGACTTTTCCGTTTTTGCCGACTGCGCCAGTTCGCACCAACTTTCCGTCTGAAGTTGCCTttttctgcctccttctcttctttcgCTCGCTGGGAtcgcccttctcctgccttttctttctttctttttttttttttttcccctcctcggCAACCACCAGAACTCTAATAGATGCGCATCCCCAAAACCCCGCGCACCGGCCGCACGAGCTAGAGCCCGGCGCCCCCCGGATGAGTGGAGCGGTGGCGCTGGGCACCAGTGGCGGCTCGGAGAGGCTCCAGGCTGGATCGGAGGAGCTGGCGAGCAGTGGCGAGCGCCTCACGGCCGGGAGTGGAGCGAGAGAGAGACTGAACGCAGAATTCTGCCTGGGTACCACCTGCCAGGAGAAGAGGAGGCTGACAAACGCGCGCCGGAGCAATTTATAGGCACCCAAGGCGCAGAGGAAGGGGAGCCGCTTTGGCATCTCATTGCGGCATCTGCTCTGCTCATCCCACTCAAAGAGAGTTTGGCATTACTCTGACAATGTGGGATTTTTCCCCCCctcggtctctctctctctctcttttttttttttttccttctctgcacaTGGATGAACAGTGAGATCCTGAATACTCCCTTGCTGAACTCAGGCGATGGCAGCGCTCTCCCTGGAcatatggggtggggggtggggggaggtgagaCAGATGTACAGGAGGAGCCTTCAGAACTCAAGGGTCACACCTAAGTCCTCTATTTCCCCACTGCCTGCAGCCCCAGTTGGAAGGTGCAGTTGAAGGTTGAATGGAGGGTGGCTGGGTTGACAGTATTTCTCTAATGGCTCACCCACAATCGGCGCTTcaggtgtgtgtttttttttttttttcctttctcaaaatGCCACTTTTAACATAAGGAGGGCcctttagaattttccagatggcagatgtgatttttttttaaccttatgaTTTTCCTCACCAGCCTTCCAAAGTGAAATAAGATGTTACCCAAAAAACAGTAAGGTGTGTTGAAAAGCCAAAGGACCTTTCTCAAGGATTTTAAATGAACATGCCCACCACATAAAAGGGGGCAGGGGGGCTCTTTTGACAAATGCTGCAAATGGTGAGTACAGACAGGCACTCTGATTATAGGCCTACAATTCTACCAACCTTTCAGGAGATTCAGCCATGGGCCTAAGTTGCATTTACTTAAAGGTAGTACATGCATGAGAAATAATCACTCATCAGGATGCCTTCAGAAGTCTTGAGAGAAAGCAGGCAGCGTTCACAAAAGTACTGGACAAAATCTTTTCCTAAGACACAGAAAGAGCCCTGCAAGTCAAGCACATTTCCTGCATGTgtcttgggggagggggaaaatgggcaaaatatgaGAAAGAAGAGCTCCCATTTGTGATGGCAAGCAGAAGGACCAACCTGAATTTATAATATTAATGGAAAGCCCCTCCACAGTAGATATTAAGCAAGTTATCCCACCGACAAATACATAAGACACACAAGAACGACTTTAAATAAACAAGTAGAATTGATTCGTAAATCATACTTCTGCATTCAGGAGCAACGGATGTCAATCAAACGTGGGTGACATTTGCTTGTCAATACGGGGATGATGGCTGGGAAGACGGTGACTTATTACATCGGGGCGAGAATTGAAATGAGAAGCAGAAGCAAGTAAGATTGCACAACCAGCAAACAATAGCATCCCAGGTGACCATCTGGGGCCTGTGATCTGGTCTGTGGGTTCCACAGCATGGATGGACATcctctcctctctgctttctgcctacccccatcccaccccaccagttcagttctttctctcctcctcctctattTCAGAACAAAATAAGGTCAAATGAGGAGGCAGAAGGAACAAAGATTCATTGATTCTTCTAAGAGAAATGTCAGCGGCTCGTCAGGTCTTTCCTGGGAGAATCAACATTAAGGCATTGGGCAGTGGTCTCCCTACTCCCCAGGTCTCCCTACTCCCCAGGATCACGCCTTCTGGCTGCTGACATGGCCCCTCCTCCTGCTAGTGGGACACAGTCCTTCTCACTTCTCAAACCTTTCACTTTTATTTGAAGGGGTTGATTTTCTAAACATCTGTCTTTACATTGGACATAGTTACACATACATTTCACACTGTTTTTGTTCACATGAGCTGccttattttttcatatgtttaagcAACAAACACACAGTTCTCTCCAGGCAACAGTAAATATTTTCCTAACATCTCTTCTGGGTTGCTTCTCAAAGTTACCTTTCTTTGTGGGGTGGAGAGGAGTGAGGGACAAAATGTGGTGTCAGCAGTAGCAGATAATGTATTAATGAAATAAGTTCTTCCCTGATACACCAAATTATCAGATGTCATCCGAGTTCTTTATTGCGAAGAAGAGTTGAGTAGGGGAATAaaagcaaagtttttttttttttttaaagggagaattGTATAAATAAATTGTCATCAAAAACATGGAATATATTGGgtttggtcaaaaagtttgtgtgggtttttctgtaacacctTATGGACtggaacgaactttttggccaatccaatacatgGCTGAATACTTATCCCATAGAGGAACCCATCAAGGATGAAACAGTAGAGTTAAAAGGGACCCTGGAAAGCTGTTTTCTACTTGCTCACTTGGCAGATGGTGAGACTGACCCATAGAAATCCATCCCGTGTTTGCTGGTACACTTCCCTCTGCATGGTAGTATGGACACATTCTGGCCCAGCCCAAGACCTGTGGTACTGTTCCTAGTAATTCAGGCTTTCCTCCTACTTTCTCTCATGCCAAGGCAGAGCTTGATTTTTGCAAATGAGGGCTTTAATATCTCAAAGTTCTGCTGAGATGTGGACTGGTGCTCAATTGTCATGTCATCCTTCATAAGAAGTGCACCTTCTGAGTTCACATGGCTGACCCTGGTCTTTCCCTTGAGTGCACACACCTGGGCAGTGCATGGacatttgctttttaatgaaGGAAGTTTAAAtgctccttctctttcctttcctctataAGTCATATATCAATACTTAGGGAGAAGCTTCTTTTCTCAAGATTTTCAGGGATGCCTGTGTGGTAGATGAACTCATTTACCACTGCTTTAATTTTTCAGAAGTTTCTCTGGAAAGTTACTCACGCTTCAGCCCTTATTCTGACAGTTTGAATAAACCATCTGATATGGCATATTACTCAtcatctttatatatttataataatagaaaatgtgtcaattgaaaaaaaatatttgcttctttTCAGTCCTCATCAGAGAATCAAGTTGTATCTCATAATTGATACTAGTTTTGGAAGCAGGCCCTAGAATCTCATTTTCACAGGACTTCCCAGTCATTTCTCAAGAAAACACTATGCTCCATCTTCCCATTCCTATGGCACCTGGGTCTTTGGAGCCATTAAATAATAGTCAAATGCCCATGATCTGGACTTGTGATGATCCTGTGATTTTCACCTTCCCCACatcatttctgtctcttttgcaGAACTGAGCAGATCCTCAACCCACGACTCCCACACGGATGTGTGTGGCCATCCATTAATCTTTATTGAGCACTCACTGCCAGCATAGCCCTGCACCAGGCTCATCTGAGGCAGATAAAT contains these protein-coding regions:
- the C1QL3 gene encoding complement C1q-like protein 3, translating into MVLLLVILIPVLVSSAGTSAHYEMLGTCRMVCDPYGGTKAPSTAATPDRGLMQSLPTFIQGPKGEAGRPGKAGPRGPPGEPGPPGPVGPPGEKGEPGRQGLPGPPGAPGLNAAGAISAATYSTVPKIAFYAGLKRQHEGYEVLKFDDVVTNLGNHYDPTTGKFTCSIPGIYFFTYHVLMRGGDGTSMWADLCKNNQVRASAIAQDADQNYDYASNSVVLHLEPGDEVYIKLDGGKAHGGNNNKYSTFSGFIIYAD